In Chitinophaga oryzae, the sequence TTGCTGCACATAGGCGGTCACCATAGGGAAATATACCTGGTAGATAACTGCCGTGGCGTGGCGGTCGCCTGCTTTCAGTTGAAGGATCAGTTCCTGGTCGGTGAAGGTGGTCATAAAAACAATTTATTCAGCCATTGATACCATAAAAGCTGAAAGATCACCCAATATTATTTAATTTTTTTTGATGACGGCTTTCGTGGGCCAGTAGCCACTCTTTGCGCCATATCCCGCCGCCGTAGCCGGTCAGGTGGCCGTTTCCCGCCACGATGCGGTGGCAGGGCACGATGACGGAGATGCGGTTCATGCCGTTGGCGTGACCGACGGCGCGTACGGCGTCGGGGCGTTGCAGCAGCGTGGCCTGTTGTTTATAGCTTCGCACATCGCCGTAGGGGACGGTCAGCAGCAGCCGCCATACCGCCTGCTGGAAGTCCGTTCCCGGCATATGCAACGGCACGGTAAAAGTATGCAGTTCACCGGCGAAGTAGGCCTCCAGCTCCTGTTGCAACAGGCTGAAATGGGGGTGTGTTCCTTCCGTGACGGTTGCTTTGAGCAGTCTGCGGAGGCCGGCCCATTGTGCTTCCAGGATTTTCCGTTCAGTGAATTCGAGCAGGCAGACGCCTTCGTCGGTAGCGCCGGCAATCATCATGCCCAGTGGCGTTTCTACCCGGGATTGATATATGGTGCGATGGTTTCCTTTCATGTGTGGTCGTGCCGGGGATTTTTACCGGAACTTTAAAATATCGGGTGATGAGCCGATAAATCGAAATATCGGGCTTTTAGCCGATATGTGAAAATACAAAAAGCCCCCTGCCGATCGTGCAGCAGGGGGCCACGGTCAAACACAGGGATGTTTTTATTCCGCTTTTACCGCATAGGCTTTACCGTAAGTCAGTTTTCGCCATATCCATTCCACCGGTCC encodes:
- a CDS encoding methylated-DNA--[protein]-cysteine S-methyltransferase — its product is MKGNHRTIYQSRVETPLGMMIAGATDEGVCLLEFTERKILEAQWAGLRRLLKATVTEGTHPHFSLLQQELEAYFAGELHTFTVPLHMPGTDFQQAVWRLLLTVPYGDVRSYKQQATLLQRPDAVRAVGHANGMNRISVIVPCHRIVAGNGHLTGYGGGIWRKEWLLAHESRHQKKLNNIG